The Sphingomonas alpina genome has a segment encoding these proteins:
- a CDS encoding acyl-CoA dehydrogenase family protein, whose amino-acid sequence MPLYLNDEQTMLRDTTRDFVAEHAPVSHMRALRDAKDVTGFSRDLWKSFAEMGFTGILIGEDQGGLGLGHVEAGVVLEEIGRNLSPSPFLSTAVAAVEALKGSAQAERWFPGIIAGETVAALAIDEAAKHRGTVAMKAERSGNGFKLSGRKQFVTHGHIADLIIVAARTAGSADDEQGITLFAVDKSAANLTSEAERLADSSLAARLTFDGVEVDADAVIGEVDAGSDPLNRLLRAGRTGASAELLGVGGGAMDLTVNYLKERKQFGATIGSFQALQHRAAHLYSEMEVARAAVLKAAQLLDEGDEKADAAVSVAKAMTALATTLSVQEGVQMHGGIGMTDEYDIGFYMKRARVLAEMFGDANFHADRLALAAGY is encoded by the coding sequence ATGCCTCTCTATCTCAATGACGAACAGACGATGCTCCGCGATACGACGCGCGATTTCGTCGCCGAGCACGCCCCGGTCTCGCATATGCGCGCACTGCGCGATGCGAAGGACGTGACGGGCTTTTCACGCGACCTGTGGAAGAGCTTCGCCGAAATGGGTTTTACCGGCATCCTGATCGGTGAGGACCAAGGCGGCCTGGGCCTCGGCCATGTCGAAGCCGGTGTCGTGCTCGAGGAGATCGGCCGTAACCTGTCCCCCTCGCCTTTCCTGTCCACCGCCGTCGCCGCGGTCGAAGCGCTCAAGGGCAGCGCCCAGGCCGAACGCTGGTTCCCCGGCATAATCGCAGGCGAGACCGTCGCGGCTCTCGCGATCGACGAAGCCGCCAAGCACCGCGGCACCGTGGCGATGAAAGCGGAGCGCTCAGGCAATGGCTTCAAACTGTCCGGCAGGAAGCAGTTCGTCACCCATGGCCATATCGCCGACCTGATCATCGTCGCCGCGCGTACCGCCGGGTCGGCGGATGACGAACAGGGCATCACCTTGTTCGCAGTCGACAAGAGTGCAGCCAACCTGACCTCCGAGGCCGAGCGCCTCGCCGATTCCAGCCTCGCCGCACGCCTGACCTTCGACGGCGTCGAGGTCGATGCCGATGCGGTGATCGGCGAAGTCGATGCCGGCAGCGATCCGCTCAACCGTTTGCTCCGCGCTGGTCGCACCGGCGCTTCGGCCGAATTGCTCGGCGTGGGCGGCGGCGCGATGGACCTGACCGTCAATTATCTCAAGGAGCGCAAGCAGTTCGGCGCGACGATCGGCAGCTTCCAGGCGCTGCAACACCGCGCCGCGCACCTCTATTCCGAAATGGAGGTTGCGCGCGCCGCCGTTCTCAAGGCTGCACAATTGCTCGACGAGGGTGACGAAAAGGCAGACGCTGCAGTGTCGGTCGCCAAGGCGATGACCGCCCTGGCCACGACCCTGTCGGTGCAGGAAGGCGTGCAGATGCATGGCGGCATCGGCATGACCGACGAGTATGACATCGGCTTCTACATGAAGCGCGCCCGCGTACTGGCCGAGATGTTCGGCGATGCGAACTTCCATGCCGACCGGCTGGCGCTCGCGGCGGGCTATTGA
- a CDS encoding acyl-CoA thioesterase: protein MTEPTPEQLATELVDLLDVEELDTDLYRGKVGNDGFGRVFGGQVIGQALQAAQRSTDAPKIAHSLHAYFMRPGAEELPIIYRVVRDFDGRSFATRRVIAMQKGQPILNMACSLQTPEGGLAHQDAMPDVPPPEELKSDRELRLAMMDEIPERFRHQFLRPRMIEIRPVTPRSWLHPVKQEPRQSSWFRVVAPIGDDAAMHRAILAYASDMSLLGTASLAHGVSWMTHKLQSTSLDHSVWLHEDFRADDWLLYTTDSPWAGHARGFNRGKIYARDGRLVASCAQEGLMRLRE from the coding sequence ATGACCGAACCCACACCCGAACAGCTCGCCACCGAGCTTGTCGATCTCCTCGATGTCGAGGAACTCGACACCGATCTCTATCGCGGCAAGGTCGGCAATGACGGGTTCGGCCGGGTGTTCGGCGGGCAGGTGATCGGACAGGCCCTGCAGGCCGCGCAGCGCTCGACCGATGCGCCGAAGATCGCGCATTCGCTCCATGCCTATTTCATGCGGCCCGGGGCGGAGGAATTGCCGATCATCTACCGCGTGGTGCGCGATTTCGACGGGCGCAGCTTTGCCACGCGCCGCGTGATCGCCATGCAAAAGGGCCAGCCGATCCTCAACATGGCCTGCTCGCTGCAAACCCCCGAGGGTGGGCTGGCGCACCAGGATGCGATGCCCGACGTGCCGCCGCCGGAAGAACTCAAGTCCGACCGCGAGCTGCGCCTCGCGATGATGGACGAGATTCCCGAACGCTTCCGCCATCAGTTCCTGCGCCCGCGCATGATCGAGATCCGCCCGGTCACGCCGCGTAGCTGGCTTCACCCGGTCAAGCAGGAGCCGCGCCAGAGCAGCTGGTTCCGCGTCGTCGCGCCGATCGGCGACGATGCCGCGATGCACCGCGCGATCCTGGCTTATGCATCGGACATGTCATTGCTCGGCACCGCCTCGCTCGCGCACGGCGTGTCGTGGATGACTCACAAGCTGCAGAGCACCAGCCTCGACCATTCGGTCTGGCTGCACGAGGATTTCCGCGCCGACGACTGGCTGCTCTACACGACCGACAGCCCCTGGGCGGGGCATGCGCGCGGCTTCAATCGCGGCAAGATCTACGCGCGGGACGGCCGACTGGTTGCCAGCTGCGCACAGGAAGGATTGATGCGGCTGCGCGAGTGA
- a CDS encoding DUF885 domain-containing protein, which produces MLLNRRNLLAGAGIAGVAATFPALAAGKAGAPGDAAAADALAAIAEEMLATFPDNATTLGIDTGKRSGLKAKLADRSAAGDASHRDTARARLRQLEAIDRATLSAQVALDVDVVQAAYQLAVGGWAALPGGDVAILNQNVSYRSTPYIVSQGTGAFAEVPDMMESKHEIATRADADAYLTRLEAYAASLDAETARIEADAAKGIMLPNFLLDITAGQLNSAATQPIADWGLIRSFAEKASKAGVAGPWGENAAKIAKDRIAPALTRQAAALTKVRAKASDTPGMWKLPDAERAYAWLVEAGTTTKRTPEEVHQSGLEQVAKLSAEMDVLLKAQGLTQGSVGARLAELGKRPDLLFPSTDAGRTELLGYLNRTVAGIRGKMPQVFGKVVAGKLIVKRVPVSIEGGAPNAYAGAGSIDGKSPGNFYINLKDTSIWPRFALPTLVSHEGIPGHVWQGEYTYSLPLIRTLLAFNAYSEGWALYAEQLTDEVGAYANDPLAHLGYLQSMNFRACRLVADTGLHHKRWTMEQAMRWFGEATGYTASQCRSELNRYCAWPGQALGYKTGHNEINRLRTKAKTALGARFDVKQFNDLVVSVGGVPLSVLERVVDSWTTTAKA; this is translated from the coding sequence ATGCTGCTCAATCGTAGAAACCTCCTCGCCGGTGCCGGCATCGCCGGCGTCGCAGCTACATTCCCTGCGCTTGCCGCGGGCAAAGCCGGCGCGCCCGGCGATGCGGCAGCGGCGGACGCCCTTGCCGCAATCGCGGAGGAAATGCTCGCGACCTTCCCCGACAATGCGACGACGCTCGGCATCGACACGGGCAAGCGCAGCGGACTGAAGGCGAAGCTGGCCGATCGAAGCGCAGCCGGCGACGCCAGCCACCGCGATACGGCCAGGGCCCGCCTGCGCCAGCTCGAAGCGATCGACCGCGCGACACTCTCCGCCCAGGTCGCGCTCGATGTCGATGTGGTCCAGGCGGCCTATCAGCTCGCGGTCGGCGGCTGGGCGGCGCTGCCCGGCGGCGATGTCGCGATCCTCAACCAGAATGTCTCCTATCGCAGCACGCCCTATATCGTGTCGCAGGGTACCGGCGCGTTCGCCGAAGTGCCCGATATGATGGAGAGCAAGCACGAGATCGCCACCCGCGCCGACGCCGATGCCTATCTGACGCGGCTGGAGGCCTATGCCGCCTCGCTCGATGCCGAGACCGCGCGGATCGAGGCCGATGCGGCCAAGGGCATCATGCTGCCCAACTTCCTGCTCGACATCACGGCAGGCCAGCTCAACAGCGCCGCAACCCAACCGATCGCAGACTGGGGCCTGATCCGGTCGTTCGCCGAGAAGGCCAGCAAGGCGGGCGTCGCGGGCCCGTGGGGCGAGAACGCAGCGAAGATCGCCAAGGACAGGATCGCCCCAGCCCTGACGCGTCAGGCAGCCGCGCTGACCAAAGTGCGAGCCAAGGCCAGCGACACGCCCGGCATGTGGAAATTGCCGGACGCCGAGCGCGCCTATGCCTGGCTGGTCGAGGCCGGCACCACGACCAAGCGCACGCCGGAGGAAGTCCATCAGTCCGGCCTGGAACAGGTCGCGAAGCTTAGCGCCGAAATGGATGTGCTCCTGAAGGCGCAGGGCCTGACCCAGGGCAGCGTGGGCGCGCGGCTGGCCGAACTCGGCAAACGGCCCGACCTGCTTTTTCCCAGTACCGACGCCGGGCGCACCGAGTTGCTCGGTTATCTCAACCGCACGGTGGCGGGCATTCGCGGCAAGATGCCGCAGGTGTTCGGCAAGGTCGTCGCGGGCAAGCTGATCGTGAAGCGTGTCCCCGTCTCGATCGAGGGCGGCGCGCCCAACGCCTATGCCGGGGCCGGATCGATCGACGGCAAGTCTCCGGGCAATTTCTACATCAACCTGAAGGACACCAGCATCTGGCCGCGGTTCGCCTTGCCGACGCTTGTCAGTCATGAAGGAATACCGGGGCATGTCTGGCAGGGCGAATATACCTATAGCCTGCCGCTGATCCGCACTCTGCTGGCGTTCAATGCCTATAGCGAAGGTTGGGCACTCTATGCCGAGCAGCTCACGGACGAGGTTGGTGCCTATGCCAACGATCCGCTCGCGCATCTCGGCTATCTGCAATCGATGAACTTCCGCGCCTGTCGGCTCGTCGCCGACACCGGGCTGCATCACAAGCGCTGGACCATGGAACAGGCGATGCGCTGGTTCGGCGAGGCGACCGGCTACACTGCGTCGCAATGCCGGTCGGAACTCAACCGTTATTGCGCCTGGCCCGGCCAGGCGCTCGGCTACAAGACCGGGCATAACGAGATCAACCGGCTGCGCACCAAGGCGAAGACCGCGCTCGGCGCCAGGTTCGACGTGAAGCAGTTCAACGATCTCGTCGTCAGCGTCGGCGGCGTGCCGCTCAGCGTTCTCGAGCGGGTGGTGGACAGCTGGACGACGACGGCAAAAGCCTGA
- a CDS encoding TonB-dependent receptor produces the protein MRIVSKMLIATTMLGVAVPALGQEVLVTAQRRGYNNGDASYSDGVVASSRPIINLKRTADYAVQTVRVVGDARDSTTRRNDLRATISNMIATAGKAGVELATGNYVLEPLTLARYGNLAFSGDGRPDTDQTSFLAKVRLTPGMTIDAAKAKIAQFVASVSKVGRSQVSATDGLTLSVINPDQYRGQIIDLIAADAALSAAKFGTGSGVDVTGLDRPVEWARGGPTDVFLFLPSTYTVRKR, from the coding sequence ATGCGGATCGTTTCGAAAATGCTGATCGCGACGACGATGCTCGGCGTCGCAGTACCGGCATTGGGGCAGGAAGTGCTCGTGACGGCGCAGCGGCGCGGTTATAATAATGGCGATGCGAGCTACAGCGACGGCGTCGTTGCGTCGTCGCGCCCGATCATCAATCTGAAGCGCACCGCGGATTATGCGGTGCAGACGGTCCGCGTGGTGGGTGATGCGCGTGATTCAACAACGCGGCGCAATGACCTGCGTGCCACGATCAGCAACATGATCGCGACCGCCGGAAAGGCGGGCGTCGAATTGGCGACGGGAAATTATGTCCTCGAGCCTCTGACGCTTGCCAGATACGGGAATCTGGCTTTCTCCGGCGACGGACGACCGGACACGGACCAGACCAGTTTCCTGGCCAAGGTTCGGCTCACGCCCGGAATGACCATTGACGCCGCGAAGGCAAAGATCGCGCAGTTCGTCGCGTCGGTGTCCAAGGTTGGCCGGTCGCAGGTCAGCGCCACCGACGGCCTGACATTGTCGGTGATCAACCCTGATCAATATCGCGGCCAGATCATCGACCTGATCGCTGCCGATGCCGCGCTCTCGGCCGCCAAGTTCGGTACTGGTTCCGGGGTCGATGTCACCGGGCTCGACCGGCCCGTCGAATGGGCGCGCGGGGGACCGACCGATGTGTTCCTGTTCCTGCCGTCCACCTATACGGTGCGGAAGCGCTGA
- a CDS encoding TonB-dependent receptor has protein sequence MRGFFIGLAACGFLVSAVPAFAQDAGDSGAGAGGGEEIVVTGMRRLDPDDDDNDRAKEKPVPMPAAIQMLRRTADFAIQQVVIVGDTSDEDERHTEIYAMTRKAIDLARQGGVQVASGEIVVEPLTPANYKDLKIVEDDHSRGELVKFLVKVPLEPNIDAKAALARIDKFIKLVPTVGRAEMKAYSELTLSVVNPEQYRGAIIDLVAKDMAATSTRFGPGYGVEVTGLDRPVQWKRAGLTEVQLFLPSATTVRPRN, from the coding sequence ATGCGGGGGTTTTTCATCGGCTTGGCGGCGTGCGGATTTCTGGTGAGCGCGGTACCGGCCTTCGCGCAGGATGCGGGAGACTCAGGGGCAGGAGCAGGAGGAGGCGAGGAGATCGTCGTCACCGGGATGCGCAGACTGGATCCCGACGACGACGACAATGATCGCGCCAAGGAAAAGCCGGTGCCCATGCCGGCGGCGATTCAGATGCTCCGCCGCACCGCCGACTTCGCGATTCAGCAGGTCGTCATTGTCGGCGACACCAGCGATGAGGATGAGCGCCACACCGAAATCTACGCGATGACGCGCAAGGCGATCGACCTTGCCCGCCAGGGCGGGGTGCAGGTGGCAAGCGGCGAGATCGTGGTCGAACCGTTGACGCCCGCCAATTACAAGGACCTGAAGATCGTCGAGGACGACCACAGCCGCGGCGAACTGGTCAAGTTTCTCGTCAAGGTGCCGCTTGAACCGAACATCGATGCGAAAGCGGCGCTCGCTCGGATCGACAAGTTCATCAAGCTGGTGCCCACCGTGGGTCGCGCCGAGATGAAGGCTTATAGCGAATTGACGCTGAGCGTGGTCAATCCCGAACAATATCGCGGGGCGATCATCGATCTGGTGGCGAAGGATATGGCGGCGACCAGTACGCGCTTCGGTCCCGGCTATGGCGTTGAGGTCACCGGGCTCGACCGGCCGGTACAATGGAAACGCGCAGGCTTGACCGAAGTGCAACTGTTCCTGCCGTCGGCGACGACGGTACGCCCGCGCAACTGA
- a CDS encoding alpha/beta hydrolase family protein — protein MTDTPTGYPRARGWFAALGLILILAGAWLAASIQTSGGISVRDIRFAGTNGTTMSALLYVPRAATAATPAPGILAVHGYINSRETQDGFAIEFARRGYVVLALDQTGHGYSGGKAFSNGFGGPDGLAYLRSLPMVDKEQIGLEGHSMGGWTVLAAAAAMPDAYRSIVLEGSSTGAPYAKDGSPAWPRNLALVYSLYDEFSGLMWDSPRAMDLAGSAKLQRVFGSGGAVEPGKLYGSVDAGTARVLYQPATTHPGDHISSAAIGHATDWFARTLKGGTPLPASDQLWYWKEIGTGIGLVGFVLLILGTFDLLLRNTPFRVLQAAAIPAVAERDARWRRGMWLTTLVPVLLFFPVFIAIFLLVPATVVLPQTVTTQVALWALLCAGAGILLRRFGPVPVPTPASPWLAAIGLALATVAVGYLVVFLVDRLFITDLRLWILAVKWPSAWQWNIASIYLVPITIAYLVTLRGVHGLMVQGDSAGRQYRTAMTAMAGAFAGVFALVYAGFFVTGTLITGFDPLSTVIALQFVAILPVIAIIATFAWRRTGSHRAGALIVGLLVTLYVCAGTATQG, from the coding sequence ATGACCGACACACCGACGGGCTATCCACGCGCCAGGGGCTGGTTCGCCGCCCTTGGTCTCATCCTCATCCTGGCCGGCGCATGGCTTGCCGCATCGATCCAGACCTCGGGTGGGATCAGTGTGCGCGATATCCGCTTCGCCGGCACCAACGGCACGACGATGAGCGCGTTACTCTACGTCCCGCGCGCCGCGACGGCGGCAACGCCAGCGCCGGGCATCCTTGCGGTGCACGGCTATATCAATTCACGCGAGACGCAGGATGGCTTCGCCATCGAATTCGCGCGGCGCGGCTATGTCGTGCTGGCGCTCGACCAGACCGGCCATGGTTACAGCGGTGGCAAGGCCTTTTCGAACGGCTTTGGCGGGCCGGACGGGCTCGCCTATCTTCGCTCGCTGCCAATGGTCGACAAGGAGCAGATCGGGCTGGAGGGGCACAGCATGGGCGGCTGGACCGTGCTCGCCGCCGCCGCGGCGATGCCTGATGCCTATCGCTCGATCGTGCTCGAAGGTTCCTCGACCGGCGCGCCCTACGCCAAGGACGGCAGCCCGGCCTGGCCGCGTAATCTGGCACTGGTGTACAGCCTGTACGACGAATTCTCCGGGCTGATGTGGGACAGTCCGCGCGCAATGGATCTTGCCGGCAGTGCAAAGCTGCAGCGCGTGTTCGGGTCGGGCGGGGCGGTCGAGCCGGGCAAGCTTTATGGTTCGGTCGATGCAGGGACGGCACGGGTGCTTTACCAGCCGGCAACCACTCATCCTGGCGATCATATTTCGTCCGCCGCGATCGGCCATGCGACCGACTGGTTCGCACGCACATTGAAGGGTGGTACGCCGCTGCCGGCGAGCGATCAGCTTTGGTACTGGAAGGAAATCGGCACCGGGATCGGGCTGGTCGGGTTCGTGCTGCTGATCCTCGGCACATTCGACCTCCTGCTGCGCAACACACCGTTCCGTGTATTGCAGGCGGCGGCGATCCCGGCGGTCGCCGAGCGCGACGCCCGTTGGCGGCGCGGCATGTGGCTGACGACACTGGTGCCGGTTCTGCTGTTCTTCCCTGTCTTCATCGCGATCTTTTTGCTGGTTCCGGCGACGGTGGTCCTGCCGCAGACCGTGACGACTCAGGTCGCGCTCTGGGCACTGCTCTGTGCGGGCGCTGGCATATTGCTGCGGCGCTTCGGCCCGGTGCCGGTGCCGACGCCCGCATCGCCCTGGCTGGCCGCGATCGGCCTTGCGCTGGCGACGGTGGCGGTCGGTTATCTGGTCGTCTTCCTGGTCGACCGTCTGTTCATCACGGATTTGCGCCTGTGGATCCTCGCGGTGAAATGGCCGAGCGCGTGGCAATGGAATATCGCGTCAATCTATCTGGTACCGATCACCATCGCCTATCTTGTGACCTTGCGCGGGGTGCACGGCCTGATGGTGCAGGGCGACAGCGCGGGGCGGCAGTATCGCACCGCGATGACCGCCATGGCGGGCGCCTTCGCCGGTGTGTTCGCGCTGGTCTATGCCGGCTTTTTCGTCACCGGCACGCTGATCACCGGCTTCGATCCGCTCAGCACGGTGATCGCGTTGCAGTTCGTCGCGATCCTGCCGGTGATCGCGATCATCGCGACCTTTGCCTGGCGGCGCACCGGGAGCCACCGTGCCGGTGCGCTGATCGTCGGGTTGCTGGTCACGCTTTATGTCTGCGCAGGGACCGCGACGCAGGGCTAG
- a CDS encoding SDR family NAD(P)-dependent oxidoreductase, whose translation MARFTGKSIIVTGAGSGIGRAASLLFASEGGQLLCADKSDAVNETAALIASAGGTAHALQIDAGTEEDVVRAVNTACDHYGGLDVMFANAGISGGMANIFDTDVSLITEVLRVNLIGPYLAIKHAAPKIAERGGGAIVLTASVAGIRSGAGSPAYSASKAGVINLAMVSAQQLSGSNVRVNAICPGLTETGMTKPTFDYAREAGKTDRIGRLNPLRRGAQPEELAKVAAFLASDDASYVNGQAIAVDGGLSSSHPVTKQEYGKTAV comes from the coding sequence ATGGCAAGGTTCACCGGCAAATCGATCATCGTTACCGGCGCGGGGTCGGGCATCGGGCGCGCGGCATCGTTGCTGTTCGCGAGTGAGGGCGGGCAGCTGCTGTGCGCCGACAAGAGTGATGCGGTGAATGAGACGGCCGCACTGATCGCCAGCGCCGGCGGCACGGCACATGCGCTCCAGATCGATGCCGGCACCGAGGAGGATGTGGTCCGCGCGGTCAATACCGCGTGCGACCATTATGGCGGGCTCGACGTGATGTTCGCCAATGCCGGTATTTCGGGCGGCATGGCCAATATCTTCGACACTGACGTGTCGCTGATCACCGAGGTGCTCAGGGTCAATCTGATCGGCCCCTATCTGGCGATCAAGCATGCCGCACCGAAGATTGCGGAACGGGGCGGCGGGGCGATCGTGCTCACCGCGAGCGTCGCGGGCATTCGCTCGGGTGCGGGCAGCCCGGCTTATTCCGCGTCGAAGGCGGGCGTGATCAACCTGGCGATGGTGTCGGCGCAGCAGCTTTCGGGATCGAATGTCCGCGTTAACGCGATTTGTCCCGGGCTGACCGAGACGGGCATGACCAAGCCGACCTTCGATTATGCCCGGGAAGCCGGCAAGACCGACCGCATCGGGCGGCTCAACCCGCTGCGCCGCGGCGCGCAGCCCGAGGAACTGGCCAAGGTCGCGGCATTTCTTGCCTCAGACGATGCGAGCTATGTCAACGGACAGGCGATCGCAGTCGATGGCGGCCTGTCGTCGAGCCATCCGGTGACCAAGCAGGAATATGGCAAGACGGCAGTTTAG
- a CDS encoding SDR family NAD(P)-dependent oxidoreductase, whose protein sequence is MSLFDLTGKVAIITGSTKGIGKASAFELAEHGARVAISSRKQDACEAVAAEINAKYGEGTAIAVAANISDKDGLQNLVDETRLAFGQVDILVCNAASNPYYGPQSGISDEQFRKILDNNIVSNHWLIGMVAPEMRERRSGSIVIISSIGGIRGTPVIGAYAISKAADMQLARNLAHEFGPDNVRVNCIAPGLIKTDFARALWEDEAATARRNATTPLRRIGEPDEIAGAVVFLAAPASAFMTGQTIVIDGGVTI, encoded by the coding sequence ATGAGTTTGTTCGATCTGACCGGCAAGGTCGCCATCATCACCGGATCGACCAAGGGGATCGGCAAGGCGAGCGCATTCGAGCTGGCCGAACACGGCGCCAGGGTTGCGATCTCAAGCCGCAAGCAGGATGCCTGTGAGGCAGTCGCGGCGGAGATCAACGCGAAATATGGTGAAGGCACCGCGATCGCGGTCGCGGCCAACATCTCCGACAAGGACGGGTTGCAGAATCTGGTCGATGAGACGCGCCTCGCGTTCGGGCAGGTCGACATACTGGTCTGCAACGCCGCATCGAACCCCTATTACGGGCCGCAATCGGGTATCTCCGACGAGCAGTTCCGCAAGATTCTCGACAACAACATCGTGTCGAACCATTGGCTGATCGGGATGGTCGCACCGGAGATGCGCGAGCGGCGTTCGGGCAGCATCGTGATCATCTCCTCGATCGGCGGCATTCGCGGTACCCCGGTGATTGGGGCTTATGCGATCTCCAAGGCCGCCGACATGCAGTTGGCGCGCAACCTCGCGCATGAATTCGGACCTGACAATGTGCGGGTGAACTGCATCGCGCCGGGGCTGATCAAGACCGATTTCGCCCGCGCCTTGTGGGAAGACGAGGCGGCGACCGCGCGGCGCAATGCGACGACGCCGCTTCGCCGCATCGGCGAGCCCGACGAAATTGCCGGCGCCGTGGTGTTCCTCGCCGCACCGGCCAGCGCGTTCATGACGGGTCAGACGATCGTCATCGATGGCGGTGTCACGATCTGA
- a CDS encoding phosphotransferase family protein, translated as MASDAQKTMVGTVAVEERDRLDLAALDAWLKGHVAGYAGPLSYTKFAGGQSNPTYRLETPDRAYVLRRKPFGPILPSAHAVDREYRVIAGLHPTGFPVPQPYGLCEDDAVIGSAFYVMEMVEGRTIWDGSMPDATPAERRAHYDAMVDTLAALHNLDYAAAGLEAYGKPGNYFERQVARWTKQYRASETEPMPEVEALIEWLPSTLPEQTRTSVVHGDFRIDNMIFAAGEAKVIAVLDWELSTLGDPLADFSYFLMNWVTQPEGRSGVMGLAGEETGIPTIEQVVARYCAATGRDGVPQLDWYFAYNLFRLTGIVQGIKKRIVDGTASSAQAAKTAERVGGLAAAAWAFAQKAGA; from the coding sequence ATGGCGAGCGATGCGCAAAAGACCATGGTCGGCACCGTCGCGGTCGAGGAGCGCGATCGGCTTGATCTGGCGGCGCTCGATGCCTGGCTGAAGGGTCATGTCGCGGGCTATGCCGGGCCGCTCAGCTACACCAAATTTGCCGGCGGCCAGTCCAATCCTACCTATCGCCTGGAAACACCCGACCGTGCCTATGTGCTGCGGCGCAAGCCGTTCGGGCCGATCCTGCCCTCGGCGCATGCCGTGGACCGCGAATATCGCGTCATCGCCGGGCTGCATCCGACCGGTTTTCCGGTACCGCAACCTTACGGCCTGTGCGAGGACGATGCGGTGATCGGATCGGCCTTCTACGTGATGGAGATGGTCGAGGGGCGAACGATCTGGGACGGGTCGATGCCCGATGCGACACCGGCCGAGCGGCGCGCCCATTATGACGCGATGGTCGACACATTGGCGGCGTTGCACAATCTCGATTACGCGGCGGCCGGGCTCGAGGCCTATGGCAAGCCGGGCAATTATTTCGAGCGCCAGGTTGCACGCTGGACCAAGCAATATCGCGCCTCGGAAACCGAGCCCATGCCGGAGGTCGAGGCACTGATCGAATGGCTGCCCTCGACCCTGCCGGAACAGACACGCACTTCGGTGGTGCACGGCGATTTTCGCATCGACAACATGATCTTCGCTGCCGGTGAAGCGAAGGTGATCGCAGTGCTCGACTGGGAGCTGTCGACGCTGGGCGATCCGCTGGCCGATTTCTCCTATTTCCTGATGAACTGGGTCACTCAGCCCGAGGGGCGTTCGGGCGTGATGGGCCTGGCGGGCGAGGAAACCGGCATTCCCACGATCGAACAGGTGGTGGCGCGCTATTGCGCGGCGACCGGGCGCGACGGGGTGCCGCAGCTCGACTGGTATTTTGCCTATAATCTGTTCCGCCTGACCGGCATCGTCCAGGGGATCAAGAAGCGCATCGTCGACGGCACGGCATCGAGTGCGCAAGCGGCCAAGACCGCTGAGCGGGTCGGCGGGCTTGCCGCGGCGGCATGGGCCTTTGCGCAAAAGGCCGGCGCCTGA